The Chryseobacterium indologenes genomic sequence ACCAAACCGGTGATCGCGAAGCATAATATCCACACGGCTTTGCAAAAAGGTAAAAAAGTCATTATTGGAACTTCAGGACTTACGGATAAAGATTATGAAGAAATAGAGCGTATTGCCAATGAAAATAATACTTCTGTTCTTGCTGCAGGAAACTTTGCACTCACTGTTGTTTTATTGCAAAAGTTTGCTGAAATGGCTGCAAAATATATTCCTCACTATGAGATCATTGACTATGCGGATGCTAAAAAAATTGATGCACCAAGCGGAACAGTGGCAGAACTGGCTTATCGTCTTTCTAAAGTTCAAAAGCCCGAACTAGCTGTAGCCATAGATGATACCATAGGAAATAAAGAAACAAGAGGCGCAACAATAAACGGTATACAGGTTCATGCTGTTCGTCTGCCGGGTCACACACTCGGCGTTGAAACGATCTTTGGACTCAAAGGAGAAAAATTAATCCTAAGACATGATTCCGGAGAAAGTGCAGAGCCTTATGTAAAAGGAGTGCTTCTTGCCATCAAAAATATAGATACTTTCAAAGGGTTACGAAGAGGATTAGACTCAATCATGGAATTTTAACAATACGTGTTTGAAGTTACGCTTGTTTAGCCACTAATTAAAAAAATCGTTACTTTTTTAAGCAGCGATTTTTTTCATTTATACTTTTGTCTTAAAACAAAAGTATACAAAAATTCAAGACCGGAATCATCCTCTAAAAATTGATATTGACTCCTAAAATTTCCAAACTCGCATGGAATCAAATCCTTATTCTTCGACTCAAAATCTCAGCCATGCTAAACAGTGGAAATTTTTTAACGGATTCAATCTCATTTTTTTTAACGCTCCTGCTTCCCAGGTCCATTAAACATTACCCATCGAAGTCCACCCGTTTTTTATCGTCGTTTTTCTTTGTATTTAAACATAAAATTCAAATTCTCCCCAACTTTTGGTCTTGATCCAAAAAATTACGCAAAGTTAATCAACCTTTGCCCTTATTTTATGATGATAAAGGATAGAATCATCAGTTTAAAAAATGAAAACTTTGCGTCAGAAAAACACATCATCAGCACATTCATTATCTGTATCAACACCCTTCAACCTTTTCAATCTTATCCTCAATTGGTATCAGCTATTTTCTTTTCTCTCCTTCTTTGAAGAATAAGGTGTGCAGCATCCAGCATTTTAACGGTATGAATGTAGGGCATCACGATATTCCTTTCCGGGAGATTTTCATAGACACCCATTGAGAAATAGACGATTCCGGACATAAAATAATCAAATTCTTTGAGGGTGTATTCTCTGAATGCTTTTTTGAAAACCAGCAGCGGATTCCGGTATTCCTTCTCCGAAAGCAGTCCAAGAATCCAAGGAGAAATCTTTTCCGGTTGGGTATCAACCGTCCATTTCCTATCCTTCAGCATGATGAGATAGCCTGCCCGGATAAACGACCTCATCGACTGGTAAAACTCAAAGATCACCGCCGGATCTTCATTGATCCAGCTATTTCTCTTTACGGCATAATTCATTATGTTGCTGAGCAATTCTTTGGAAACATCCAGCTCATTGAACTGAAAGAAAGTTTCCATCAGCCGTAATCCGGAGTGCTTCTTCTCTGCCCGAAACCGGGGAGTGAAATTTGTTTTTATCTTTTTCATTGTGTGTATTTTTTTATAAATGTAAGAAAAAAACAATTAAAACACATATATGTGTTGATGAAAAATTTTAGAAAGTCCAAAATTTACTAAATGTATAAATGGGAAATAGAGGAATTAAAATTTCAAATTGGAAAGCTTATTCAATTATATAGGTTGAAAAGAGGGCTTTCACAGTTTCAGCTTGGAAATGAGCTTAATATCTCAAGCAACCATGTTGGTAGAATTGAAAGAGCTGAAACTAATCCCACCATTGAAAGTCTTGTTACATTCTGTAATTTTCTTGAGATTGATCTATTACATTTATTTACAAAACTCAATGAAAAAGAATTAAAGAAGATTGAAAGTGAGATCGATCGACTACAAAAAG encodes the following:
- the dapB gene encoding 4-hydroxy-tetrahydrodipicolinate reductase, whose amino-acid sequence is MKKVFVAGATGWAGSEISRAIFNNDEMILTGGLSLSQDGKNLSEILSLKSDNNIPLFKSVEDAIEHVEFDILVDFTKPVIAKHNIHTALQKGKKVIIGTSGLTDKDYEEIERIANENNTSVLAAGNFALTVVLLQKFAEMAAKYIPHYEIIDYADAKKIDAPSGTVAELAYRLSKVQKPELAVAIDDTIGNKETRGATINGIQVHAVRLPGHTLGVETIFGLKGEKLILRHDSGESAEPYVKGVLLAIKNIDTFKGLRRGLDSIMEF
- a CDS encoding helix-turn-helix transcriptional regulator is translated as MYKWEIEELKFQIGKLIQLYRLKRGLSQFQLGNELNISSNHVGRIERAETNPTIESLVTFCNFLEIDLLHLFTKLNEKELKKIESEIDRLQKEFKNQNKRKS